The Equus asinus isolate D_3611 breed Donkey chromosome 16, EquAss-T2T_v2, whole genome shotgun sequence DNA segment CTAACAGTAGACCTAAGAACGTCTATCCAGATCCCTTAGCAGCCCCTGGCTTCATCAGcctctccaaggtcacacactgcCCCTTTCCCCCACCCACCAAAGCCAAATAAGGTGGACACTGCCTTATTTGCAGTAGTGATGACCCTGACTTATCGTCAACCAAGTCCTCAGCAGAGAATCTGCTTCACCCTGAGCCTTCGCTGAAGGTACCATCTTGCCCAAGCATAACGTTTGAAGTCTTGGTATTAAGaagttcttcctttttccctccctcctcctcccaccaggGGCCAAATGCCAAAAGTCATACTTACAATTTGCAAAACAATTCACCAAAAGGAAGCTGGGTTTGATGTTAGGCAGGAGACAAAATCAGCCTTCACCTTCGCCCTCCTGGAGTGTTAGATTATGTGAGCTTCTCCACCTCTTTCAAACCTGTACCCCCAGCATCAAGCACTACCCTAGGACATGGGCACTCAGCACGTTGACGCAGTGAACTTATTGGGGTTTCAGCTCCTAATGAACCACAGCCTTGGGGCACGGGGGAGACTGCCCATACACAGGAAATGTGTACGGGATATTATGGGAGCATGTCTGTAGAAGAACCACTCCAGCCCTCGAGGTCAGGGAAGGCATCTCAGGAGAGTATCTTCTGTGAATAGATGACCGCATCGAAGGGCTTCCAATGAATCCCTGGTCTCCAGTAACTGGTGACATCTGAAACCTACCAATCCTTTCACTTAGGATGAAACGCCTCCAAATACAGGTTTGGAAATGCCAGCTTGAGCACTGCCCATACACTGGTACCTTTTTTCAACCTTCCTAAGCACAGGGCAACTTGGTGTGTGAAATACCTTGCCACCCACCTCTTCAGTTTCTAAAGCTGAGCATCTCTGGCTGCTGGATGAGGCAGGTCACTGGATAAATGCAGAGAGGGCTGTGAACAGTGGCCTGGATCTCACTGGGGCAGTTGGAAATTGAAAACCATTGGAATGTGCTTTGGGTTAGCAGAGGCGACCTTGAAAACACAGGCGGGCACCAGGGAACCACAATCAGCAGACTCGAGGCTCTGACTGGGAAACAGAAACCTGGAGCCCATCAACAGTCTGTTCAAGCTGGAGACCTGATAGGTCTTTCCCTCCAGGGGCAAAAATTAGGAAACAACTTGATTGCCAAGGGCAGCTGAGAAAAGAAGTAATGCATGGAATTTTGCTTTGTTAAATGAGCCAACACAGGGAATAAAGATCATAAGAAAGGGAAGGCAGGCAGTCTATGATTGGTGAAGGCAAGAAGGACCAGCAGCAGCCTGCGATGCCCATCTGACATTATCTATGAACAGCAAAGACAGGCTCTTTCCCTGGCCCTTATCTTTAACTCTTTGGGGAAGGCATGTGTCAGAGGTAGGCCTACCAAGAGCAGACAGGCAGCAAAGCCCACCGCATCTGACACATGCCCTGTGTAACCCTTAGCAGAGGAGAGGATTTGAGGCTTATGAGTTTTACTTACTGTAATCCTAAGAAAGAAAGCAGATGCCTAATTGATCCTACAGACTTCTCAACCCTGCATGCCCATTACAATCACCTGGGAAGCCTTTGTATAATTACTTTGTATATATACTTTGTATAATGTACTTGACCTTACCCCAGACCAATTAATCAATCTCCAGaacagttttttggttttgggggggtgttttttttttttttcaaagctctCCAGGTAATCCCACTGTGCAGTTAAGgttaaattaagaaaatctctGTTTTAAACTAATCAAGCCTGGAGAATTCCAAGTTGACCAGATACTGTTTCTCTAACACGCAGGTGGACAGAGGCCTGCTCTGTACTGAGAAAGGAAGTAATGCATGGAATTTTGCTTTGTTAAATGAGCCAAAACAGGGAATGAAGATccgaaaaaaggaaaggaaagtagtCTGACTGGTGAAGCAGCCTGTAGTGCCCATCTGGCATTATCTATGAACAGTGAAGACAGGCACTTTCCCTGCTTCAGGCTGAGCGTCCCTTCCCAGTGTGGCCCAGAAGACCAGGTTTACTGCTACGTCCCCATAGGGCACTGAACAAGTACTTCGATCACTTGGTTTAATATGGTTTTCCAGGTGACACCCACAGTTTTCCCAGGTACCAGGAGCCAGACCAATGTTTGCTTCAAGCCGGAAGAGTCAGGCTTGGGGAGGAATGTTGAAACCACAGAACTACCTGCCTCCTTCCAGGACTAGGACCCAGCATTTGCTGGCCCTCCCCGGCGGGGAAAGGGCTCGTGGACATTCACACAAGGAGGTGGCTGTggtcatttaaagaaaataaggtGTTTTTCaggcttcctcttttctctttcttgtgaaTCCCTCCTTACAAACTTCAGTCTCGTTGTTTCCTGAGGTTGGGCAGAGACTAGCTAAAAGATACTTGGAGCAAAGGCCAGTCTAGCCGATAAGTTCTGTTCAGTATTATCAGTAGCAATTAAGTTACATTTCTGAGAGCTGGGGGAAAGAAAATACTTTATGTGATTCGGGAATACATTTTTTTATAGATTAGAAATGAGACTTAAGACTGCCTCCCTTCTCCACAGCtaccctccccctgcccacagCCAAACTTCCCCACAGATTGATTGTTGCAAGGAACAAAGACACAGATCTTTGGAAATTAATACCAATGGTATAACAGTAACACATTCCCAACACCTCAAACCACATTAGTGCAAAGTGCTGTGCTGAATTACTGGTCAACATGGGCAGACGGTTTGGACATTAGCCAGTTCCTGGATGATCTAGGATCCACCTGAACGTTCTAACAGaagttagcaaactttttctgtaaagatccAGACAGTAAATATCTTAGGATGGGCCATGTTGCCCCTGTCACTCAACCTTGCCGTtgcagtgtgaaagcagccatagacaaaaCGTAAGCACGGCTGTACTGGTATgactgtattccaataaaattttatttacaaaaagacgCAGTCTGGATTTGGTAGTTTGCTGATCCCTTTCTACCAGAACATTTCTTCCATAGATTGAACTGAATGACATTTAATGGGTgacaaataaagaagaaagaatgacatGGTAAAAGACGGATATGGATTTAATGACAAATATTCCATGTTGGTTGCTGAACAGCAGAATGCTGTCCAAGGAACCATCATTAAATAAAACCACCTGAAAATAAGGCAATTCTCACATACAcaatcacacactcacacaagaCCTGTTACTTTTAGGATCATTaaattattcactattttaacaaATAGCTGTAAAATAAcattacagagaaggaaaatgtgcACAAACTTCAGAGACACAGTTCAGATTGTCTATGAACACACGTTCTTAATTTGTACTTTTTCACATATGTACAGCCTCTTGATCTTGAAGAGACCACATGGCTCAAGGGGTTAACTTCTCATCTTCTCCTTCCAACTCAGAGCTCAAGATTTAATCTAGTCAAGCTGCTCCAGGTTTTGCTCAGTAAAGGGCAGCCTGAACTTGACCAAACTCCCTACGAAACAAATGATACACTTGCCTCCACCATCATTAATAAACTGGTAGGAGGAGTCTTCAGATTAACATTTTCAAGGGTGAACCACAGTTCACAGGATTTGCTGAAGAAATACTATTATTCTAAAACCAGACACGAGAAACGACCTCCTGAATGCATTTCACCTCACTTAATGCAGGTATGTTCCCTGAAGAATTCTAAGAAAAGTGGAATCACATTTTAAATGCACCATGAAGAGTTGGGTGTTGGTGGTTCGACTGTTTTTTTCTGCTAAAGGATTTGCTCAGAGAAGGGATAGTTAAGTACTAGGTGACACTCTTATCTATAGTCATAGAAAGAACGAGAGAGGTCAATGAAATCCAGAGTTCCACTGCCAGTAAATTATCGTACATTAGCTTCAATCTCCTCTACCCATTGAACTCTTTCTCAAAAGCTGCTGATACGCAATGTTTGATGCAGACAAGACTGTGCAATAGTATAATGGCAGCAAAAAGCCAAATAACTCATAAAGTGGATAATCAACCATGAATAATCAAAAGTTGGATGAGATTTCATAGGCACAGACTTGAGAAAACTTAAAACAGCTGGAAGAGGTAGATGTGCGTTTAAAAAACCACAAAGGAATAAGATTACCTACAAATTGGCTATATTATTTTCAGGTGAGTCTTATACACTTGGTATTCAGACTACAAGAGTCAGAATAAATAATGGACACTTGCCTTGCTCGAATTACTCTcgactaaatgaaaataaaaaagaattagtgtCTTCCCCAACTATCCATATTTTGAAAACCTATTTGATTTGTGAGTAACAATAACTGATTAAGAGGGCAAGATCAACAGGCATTATATAAGCCCCAAATTCTcaggatttttttcaaaagtgtttttataacaacaaaaacatgCTTTCCTACAGTCCCCAAAGAGGTTCTTTGCTAGAATACAACTAAGTGATCAAGTATAAATTACCAGCATCCACAGAAAGTTTGCTAAAACTGTAAAAACAagcttgtagttttttttttccttcaagtgtGTCCAACAGCTTGTGAAGATGCTTCCATGGAAAGTACAGGAAAACAACCGCTAGTGAAGAAAATAGTACTGCTTTCCACAACTCTAACTCCTAAAGGCTAACCTAGGGAAGGGATTTTCAGCACAAGTAACTGAAATCTATACAAGAGTCATCTAACTACAGCCCCCTACGAGAAATGGAACATATTCAGGACACTCTAATTACATGACAAAGACCAGCTTTGTCAACAAGGACATCTTTGGCCCTTCTAGACTAGCCTTAAGTTTTCCATCAAGCATAAAAATTTTCAGTGTCCTTATTTTACTATATAAATCATAACAGGTAAATCTTCCTAGCAGCTGAGCTGGAGAGCACAAAAGGTCAGACCACACCGCTCCACACCGTCATCACCTCTCTTCAGAACAGCCTGCCACACCCCTGTCCCCAGGCCTCCCCTAAGACAGGGTTCATAATACTGATCCACCTCACAAAGATGTGAGAAACAACTAACAATCATTAAAAAGCataaagcactttgcaaatataAAAGTGCTATTTTGGCATTTATATAACCACCAGAAAACATTCATTGCTTGTGCTATTTGGCAATTTTGCATTTACACCTCTCCTTGCTTGTACCTTCCTTGTGTAAGCCTTGAGCTTTCTACTGTGACTCCctatatgagaaaaagaaattctactcAGACTGGAGCCCATCTGGATATGGATGGAGGTGGGAGTTCAATTATCTCGTCCATTACTACAGAGGGGGAGGGGTACACAGATCTGCAGTGAAGGCAAATGAGACAAAGGAGCTTTGCACCCCAACGTGTCAAGATTTGCTTTCCTGGATTTTCACATAAGGCCAGCGAAACACCGAGCTAGCTGACTTTTGCAGCGGGTCACTGGGGCAACTGCTCATGGTGTCAGGTTCATTTGAAACAAACATCAAGCTGACCTGGGAAAGGGAAAGCCACACACAGCTGGGATTGTCCCATTTCCCTGCACTTAAAAGATCACAAGGGAGACCTGAAAGAAATACGGGGCCTGGCACACACCTGACACCGGGGGCAGGGGGATGGTCATCCACAGAGACCACCTTGACCCAGCCCGAAGCTAGAGTGTTTTATAGAAAGTAGCAAAAGACCATGAGCAGGACGAGGATTTCCCAGGAGATCTGAGAAGCAGTTATGAATGAACTTCTAAACTTCAGAAGTTTAGAAATGCCCTAGAAATGAGGGGGTGTCGCTCTTCTGCCCAGTCTCCCCTGGATGCCTCAAAATAGTAGCTATCTATGGctcagagaaaagaagggaagagtaTGCAAAATGTCCTCTCCTATCGGATTGACAAGGTTCCCTTACTTTAGCAGGACTATAGCCGATGTGGGGGGGATAGAGCCAACAGTGGCTTAACACCTGGTGGGACCAGGATAAGAGTATTCATACTGACTTTTTATCTTACCCCATAACCCTTACTCCAGCCACACCTCTCCTCTGATTCCCACAGGCCATCGCAGCCCAACCTACTCTATTGCCTGACATCTTGTCCCCTACCCTCCCCACTAAAGCCCCTTCCTCAAGATCCTCAAAGTGTCTGCTCCTCCATGCCCCTCACCCCTCTGCCGTGTATTTGAAGAACTCACCACGCTCAAGCACATCTCCCAAATGTTTTTTCATTGAGGAGGCGGCAGGCGAAATACAGAACCCCAAAAGAACTCCTCCGACTCAACCCTCCCCTTCAAGACCCCCTAATACCAAAAGGCTCCCCAATCACTCTCAGATTGTCCCTCCCGCCCCTTCCCCGTCTCCATAGTTTGTCCCCAAGACATCTACTCCCCACATGCTCCTAAGAGGGCAGAACCCTCGGGCCCAGCCCTAGCACAAGTGCAGCTTCTGGTGCTGCGCGAGGTGCGTTTTGTAGCGGAAGCCCTTGCCACAGCCGGCGCATTTGTGCGGCTTGTTGCCGGTGTGGATGCGGCGGTGGCGGATGAGGTGCGAGCTCTGGATGAAGCTCTTGCCACACTCGATGCATGTGTAGGGCTTCTCGCCCGTGTGCGTGCGCTGGTGCTGCGTGAGCGTGGAGAAGTCGCTGAAGCGCTTCTCGCACTGGCCGCAGCGGAAGGGCTTCTCGCCCGTGTGCACCCGCAAGTGGTTCACGAGGTGCGAGTTGCGCCCGAAACCCTTGCCGCACTCGCGGCACACGTAGGGCCGCTCGCCCGAGTGCGTGCGCTTGTGCGTGAAGAGGTGCGAGCTGACACTGAAGGTCTCGCCGCACTCGGAGCACATGTAGGGCTTCTCGCCCGTGTGTACCCGCTGGTGCTTCACCAGGTCCGAGCGCCAGCTGAAGCGCTTGCCGCACTCGCCGCAGCCGTGCGGCTTCTCGCCGGTGTGGATGCGCTGGTGGTTGGCCAGGTGCGAGCGGCGCACGAAGCCCTTGCCGCACTCGCCGCAGGCGAAAGGCCGCagcgccgccgcccccgcgccgCTGGCCGCCGCGTGCGCGCGCCGGTGGCTCAGCAGGTGCGAGCTGAGGCTGAAGGCCTCGCCGCACTCGGGGCACGGGTAGGGCTTCTCGCCCGTGTGCAGGCGCCGGTGCTTGAGCAGGTCGGCGCGCCAGCTGAAGCTCTTGCCGCAGTCGGCGCACAGGTTGGGCCGCTCGCCCGTGTGCAGGCGCAGGTGGTTGGTCAGGTAGGTGTTGCGGCTGAAGCCCTTGCCGCACTCGCCGCAGCGGAAGGGCTTCTCGCGCGGGGGCCGGGCCAGCGCAGGCCCCGCCCCGAAGCCCCCCGCCACGCCCACGCCCATCATGCCCACCACCGCGCCGCAGTCGCCCGCGAACCCAAAGGTCTCCAGGCTGGCCGCGGCGGCAGCCTCCGCCAGACAGTGAATGCGCTGGTGCTGCAGGAATGCGGCGCCCGGGCTGAAGCTCTCCCCGCAGTCGGGGCAGATGGTGGGCGCGTCCATGATGCTGGCCATCAGGCTGTCGAGCTCCCCGAGGTCCACGGCCATGGGGTGGTGCAGCCGGCGAAAGCGGCGGTGCGCGGGCTTGTCGCCCCGGTGCCGAGTGCCCAGAGACAGATGCCGCCTCCAAGGAAGCACGGCACGGGACGGCTGCGCTGCTTCCTCCTCTAGCCGGTTGTCCCCaacactctcctcctcctcttcagggGGGCTCCGGGATATGCTGTCGGACTCGGACAGTCCTGGGAACATCGCCATCTCAGCTACGCCAGGTTGGTCATCCTCTTCCTCGGGGAGAGCCCCTTCTTCCTCACTCAGCAGCCCGTCTGCAACAGAAAAGGCGGCAGTGGGGGTGACTATATTTGACGCTCACAAGGTCAACCCAGGAGAAGCCAGTCTCAGTAAGAGTGTGGGCCACGGAGTAATCTCCGCTGTCTGGTGCTCTCAACCTCTTTCCAAGGTCCCCACGATTCCTTCCCACCTGGTGCTTCCCCGGGAAAATCTGAGGATCAGCGTGCTCCGCGCTCCAAAACCTGCGGAAAGCTCACTCACCTGCCCCTTAACACTCCAGTTCTTCGGGCACCTGTCTCTGGGCCTAGGCCCCACCCACGGTACCTGAGGCTCCGCTCAGCAGAGCCATCTGAAGACCCCCTGCATCAGACGGTTAAGTCTGGGCCAGGTGGGACTCCGTGGGATCTCGGAAGACATTTGCTCACTCTCAGAGCTACCAATGCCTTTCAGGGCCCTGGCCTCAAAAGACAAGTCCACTCCAGCCAAACACAGGAAAAGACCACCTGGCCTAACCAGGCCCTACACTAATGTGATTGGTCAGTCTGGAACAGCTTAAGGTGGAACAACAAACGAAACACACCCCAACTTAGGGGCTTTACTGTGTAAGGGGGGGTAGGGGTAGCGCTGTGTAGGGGAAAAGAGGAAGCCGGCACAGGGTCTAGGGCTGGTGAGCCCAGCTTAGAGGCTGATCCAGAACACACACCTGCCTGTCTCTGGCTGCTTATCCCCAAGCAGAGGGCACTCTAGAGAGTTACTGAGATAAGAAAGACCACGTGCTTGTGTGCACTgcaggggagggcagcagggagtCAGATGTGTCACACGGGAAGGAACGTAACCTCACAGTCCTGGCCATAAAGTATTTCAGCTCATTTCTGTCCCCAAGGCATGTGCAGAGAAGGATAAAGCAACAA contains these protein-coding regions:
- the ZNF697 gene encoding zinc finger protein 697 isoform X1, whose product is MEGLPWERVVRRGRGKWRQDASDAAGRQAGSQPPPVARHPWSPPLSCSSRMEQEDKQGLCEAQDSADTGMGSDFENLEDREEDPEESGTGSNPQDADKREGHPEQEMASSPEDEALREDSEERELVSDTCTDGLLSEEEGALPEEEDDQPGVAEMAMFPGLSESDSISRSPPEEEEESVGDNRLEEEAAQPSRAVLPWRRHLSLGTRHRGDKPAHRRFRRLHHPMAVDLGELDSLMASIMDAPTICPDCGESFSPGAAFLQHQRIHCLAEAAAAASLETFGFAGDCGAVVGMMGVGVAGGFGAGPALARPPREKPFRCGECGKGFSRNTYLTNHLRLHTGERPNLCADCGKSFSWRADLLKHRRLHTGEKPYPCPECGEAFSLSSHLLSHRRAHAAASGAGAAALRPFACGECGKGFVRRSHLANHQRIHTGEKPHGCGECGKRFSWRSDLVKHQRVHTGEKPYMCSECGETFSVSSHLFTHKRTHSGERPYVCRECGKGFGRNSHLVNHLRVHTGEKPFRCGQCEKRFSDFSTLTQHQRTHTGEKPYTCIECGKSFIQSSHLIRHRRIHTGNKPHKCAGCGKGFRYKTHLAQHQKLHLC
- the ZNF697 gene encoding zinc finger protein 697 isoform X2 — encoded protein: MEQEDKQGLCEAQDSADTGMGSDFENLEDREEDPEESGTGSNPQDADKREGHPEQEMASSPEDEALREDSEERELVSDTCTDGLLSEEEGALPEEEDDQPGVAEMAMFPGLSESDSISRSPPEEEEESVGDNRLEEEAAQPSRAVLPWRRHLSLGTRHRGDKPAHRRFRRLHHPMAVDLGELDSLMASIMDAPTICPDCGESFSPGAAFLQHQRIHCLAEAAAAASLETFGFAGDCGAVVGMMGVGVAGGFGAGPALARPPREKPFRCGECGKGFSRNTYLTNHLRLHTGERPNLCADCGKSFSWRADLLKHRRLHTGEKPYPCPECGEAFSLSSHLLSHRRAHAAASGAGAAALRPFACGECGKGFVRRSHLANHQRIHTGEKPHGCGECGKRFSWRSDLVKHQRVHTGEKPYMCSECGETFSVSSHLFTHKRTHSGERPYVCRECGKGFGRNSHLVNHLRVHTGEKPFRCGQCEKRFSDFSTLTQHQRTHTGEKPYTCIECGKSFIQSSHLIRHRRIHTGNKPHKCAGCGKGFRYKTHLAQHQKLHLC